The stretch of DNA TCAATCGCAGTTACTTTACCAGGAATACCATCTTTATCACGACGGAAATCAATAACTCTGTAAAGCCGTTTATGTCCACCTCCGCGCCTGCGGACTGTGATACGCCCTAAATTATTTCGTCCAGCTTTCTGTTTGAACGAAATGACCAAACTCTTTTCCGGCTCTTTTTTCGTCAGAGTTGAAAAATCTGCCACCGTCATGTGTCTACGAGACGGTGTATAAGGTTTAAATCTCTTTACCGGCATTGTTTATAACTCCTAAACGAGTTCAATTTTTTCGCCCGCCCGAAGGGTCACGATGGCTTTTTTCCAATCGGCTTTTTTCCCTAACTGACGGGTTCTAAAATTTCTTCGTGTTTTACCTTTATAGTTCATGGTGTTCACACTAACTACATGGACACCTGGAAACATGGCTTCCACTGCTTTTTTAATCTGAATTTTGTTGGCATTCGACGCAACCTGAAAAGTATATTGGTTGGCTTTTGCTGTCTGTATTTGTGATTCTTCAGTTATAATCGGTTTTTTAATGATATGATATACTTCGTAACTCATGATAATCTTTCCTCCAAAGAAGGAATAGCTTCTTCCTGTATAAATATTTTATGTGCCCATAACACATCATAGGCATTAACATCTCCTG from Candidatus Hydrogenedens sp. encodes:
- the rplW gene encoding 50S ribosomal protein L23, whose protein sequence is MSYEVYHIIKKPIITEESQIQTAKANQYTFQVASNANKIQIKKAVEAMFPGVHVVSVNTMNYKGKTRRNFRTRQLGKKADWKKAIVTLRAGEKIELV